A window from Cydia strobilella chromosome 9, ilCydStro3.1, whole genome shotgun sequence encodes these proteins:
- the LOC134744021 gene encoding uncharacterized protein LOC134744021: MLRLLLLLCVSHARGSGDAILEPLLRGGAMPAAVCSGVEGEGCAGAVWARRWLLARASCLAHARVHHAPVLLRQGPEECRPINGSGPPGLQALVSFMHPGYSLPAFDDYEEPTTPEPLDAALVLLSAPAPPTRADNYSATIALLPHLNSWLRYVPLRVSPPRTRSPLFSSPLRLAFGTVVAPFTGLLLAFLLLLRWPEQAGKEALVEYEVLDDEAEAQHNNC; encoded by the exons ATGTtgaggttattattattattatgcgtGAGCCACGCGCGTGGCTCAGGCGACGCCATTCTGGAGCCCCTGCTCCGCGGGGGAGCGATGCCGGCGGCGGTGTGTTCGGGGGTAGAGGGGGAGGGGTGCGCGGGGGCGGTGTGGGCTCGGCGCTGGCTGCTCGCGCGCGCCTCGTGCCTGGCGCACGCGCGCGTACACCACGCGCCGGTACTGCTGCGACAGGGGCCCGAGGAGTGCCGACCGATCAATG GTTCCGGACCCCCCGGCCTGCAAGCGCTAGTCAGCTTCATGCACCCCGGCTACTCCCTGCCCGCGTTTGACGACTACGAGGAGCCGACGACGCCCGAACCGCTGGATGCCGCCTTGGTGCTCCTgtctgcgcccgcgccgcctaCGAGGGCGGACAACTATTCGGCCACCATTGCTCTGCTGCCACA CCTGAACTCGTGGCTGCGCTACGTGCCCCTGCGCGTGTCCCCCCCGCGCACGCGCAGCCCACTGTTCTCCTCCCCGCTGCGCCTGGCGTTCGGCACCGTGGTGGCACCCTTCACGGGGCTGCTGCTCGCCTTCTTGCTGCTACTGCGGTGGCCAGAGCAGGCCGGTAAGGAGGCGCTGGTGGAATATGAAGTGCTGGATGACGAGGCTGAGGCTCAACATAATAATTGCtag
- the LOC134743848 gene encoding small ribosomal subunit protein mS33 translates to MATNYAKYAQLLKHSSNYAQRMKRLSNRIFGEVAIPTNPKSMKVVKMFSAKPVHTNEEIIHYYPRHVETHALVLRLREYGLFRDEHQDFKEEMKRLRELRGKVKVWRRYADKEKTE, encoded by the coding sequence ATGGCAACAAATTACGCAAAATACGCTCAACTCCTCAAACACTCAAGCAACTACGCGCAGCGAATGAAGCGCCTATCCAACCGCATCTTCGGCGAAGTGGCTATACCCACAAATCCCAAATCCATGAAGGTGGTAAAGATGTTCTCAGCAAAGCCAGTCCACACGAACGAGGAGATAATTCACTACTACCCGCGGCACGTTGAGACGCACGCGCTGGTGCTGCGGCTGCGCGAGTACGGGCTGTTCCGGGACGAGCACCAGGACTTCAAGGAGGAGATGAAACGGTTAAGAGAACTGCGAGGGAAGGTTAAGGTGTGGCGCCGGTATGCTGATAAGGAGAAGACGGAATGA
- the LOC134744011 gene encoding N-sulphoglucosamine sulphohydrolase, producing MGSASAVAYALLMCLSVTETVLSSKQRNVLILLADDGGFELGAYNNKICQTPNIDALARRSVIFNNAFTSVSSCSPSRAALLTGKPSHQNGMYGLHHGVHHFNSFDNITSLPNILRRQGVYTGIIGKKHVGPENVYKFDFEQTEENNHVNMVGRNITHMKLLTRAFLQLANQENKPFFLYIGFHDPHRCGHSTPEYGIFCERYGTGEPGMGRIADWTPWYYQWDEIELPFHIQDTEAARRDVAAQYTSISRLDQGVGLILKELKAAGHGDDTLIMYTSDNGIPFPSGRTNLYEPGLREPLLAASPPPHAARRNEASYALVSLLDIMPTVLDWFGVQLEHEESNHIWQDDTPKSLLPILKKEPPPSDLDAVFASQTHHEITMYYPMRAVRTRRYKLIHNLNYGMPFPIDQDLYASPTFQDILNRTRSKQQLPWYKTLKQYYYRPQWELYDIRADPTESNNLHGKPALENVEASLRERLSSWQRATRDPWLCSPDAVLEGSAQCRSLDNTLMQYYPR from the exons ATGGGTAGCGCGTCGGCCGTCGCGTACGCGTTGTTAATGTGCCTATCAGTCACAGAAACCGTGTTATCAAGTAAACAACGCAACGTTCTTATACTGCTTG CGGACGATGGCGGATTCGAGCTGGGCGCGTATAACAACAAGATCTGCCAGACTCCCAACATCGATGCGTTGGCGCGCCGCAGCGTCATATTCAACAATGCCTTCACTTCCGTCAGTAGCTGCTCGCCTAG CCGTGCAGCATTGCTAACTGGCAAGCCGAGCCACCAAAATGGCATGTACGGGCTGCACCACGGCGTGCATCACTTCAACTCCTTTGACAACATCACCAGCTTACCAAATATACTAAGGCGCCAAGGAGTATATACCG GTATAATCGGGAAGAAGCACGTAGGGCCAGAAAACGTATACAAGTTCGACTTCGAGCAGACGGAGGAGAACAACCACGTCAACATGGTGGGGCGCAACATCACGCACATGAAGCTGCTGACCAGAGCGTTCTTGCAGTTGGCCAACCAGGAAAACAA ACCATTTTTCCTTTACATCGGGTTCCACGACCCGCACCGCTGCGGGCACAGCACGCCGGAGTATGGCATCTTCTGCGAGCGCTACGGGACGGGCGAGCCCGGTATGGGTCGCATCGCGGACTGGACGCCCTGGTACTACCAGTGGGACGAGATTGAACTGCCCTTCCATATACAG GATACAGAAGCAGCCAGAAGAGATGTAGCTGCTCAGTATACTTCTATATCGAGGCTCGATCAAG GCGTGGGCTTAATCCTCAAAGAGCTAAAAGCGGCCGGTCACGGCGACGACACGCTGATCATGTACACCTCCGACAACGGCATCCCCTTCCCCTCCGGCCGCACCAACTTGTACGAGCCCGGCCTCCGCGAGCCCCTCCTCGCGGCGTCCCCGCCCCCGCACGCCGCGCGCAGGAACGAAGCTTCCTACGCGCTGGTCAGCCTGCTGGATATAATGCCGACCGTGTTGGACTGGTTCGGAGTACAGTTGGAGCATGAGGAAAGCAATCATATTTGGCAGGATGATACGCCGAAAAGTTTGCTGCCAATTTTGAAAAAGG AGCCGCCGCCGTCAGACCTGGACGCGGTGTTCGCGTCGCAGACGCACCACGAGATCACGATGTACTACCCGATGCGCGCCGTGCGCACGCGTCGCTACAAGCTGATACACAACCTCAACTACGGGATGCCGTTCCCTATTGACCAGGATCTCTACGCGTCTCCTACTTTCCAG GACATTCTAAACCGCACGCGCAGCAAGCAGCAGCTGCCATGGTACAAGACGCTGAAGCAGTACTACTACCGGCCGCAGTGGGAGCTCTACGACATCCGAGCGGACCCCACAGAGTCCAATAATTTACACG GTAAGCCAGCACTGGAGAACGTGGAGGCGTCGCTGCGCGAGCGCCTGTCGAGCTGGCAACGCGCCACGCGCGACCCCTGGCTGTGCTCGCCCGACGCCGTGCTCGAGGGCAGCGCGCAGTGCCGCAGTCTCGACAACACGTTAATGCAGTATTATCCGCGGTAG
- the LOC134744012 gene encoding phosphomannomutase, whose product MSGRKNVLCLFDVDGTLTKPRQSISEDLLSFLLDKVKPHARVGLVSGSDYSKILEQMNGERNMAQFDYVFCENGLMYFKNGELQSKQSILNHVGEQKLQKLINFALGYMSKIELPVKRGNFVEFRTGLINFCPVGRSCSQQERDQFAAYDAEHKVREQFVHALQREFDNYNLTFAMGGQISIDVYPNGWDKTYCLNHVVYAGFDEIHFFGDKIDPGGNDHEIYCDGRTIGHKVTSPEDTREQLAACLSI is encoded by the coding sequence ATGTCGGGCCGCAAAAACGTACTATGCTTGTTCGACGTGGATGGAACACTCACAAAACCGCGGCAAAGTATCTCTGAAGACCTGTTATCATTTCTCCTGGACAAAGTGAAGCCACACGCGCGCGTGGGGTTGGTGAGTGGCTCAGATTACTCGAAAATCCTGGAGCAGATGAATGGAGAGCGTAATATGGCCCAGTTCGACTACGTGTTTTGCGAAAATGGCctcatgtattttaaaaatggtgAGCTGCAAAGTAAACAAAGCATTTTGAACCATGTTGGTGAGCAAAAGTTACAGAAACTAATCAATTTCGCTTTAGGATACATGTCTAAGATAGAATTGCCGGTTAAAAGAGGTAACTTTGTTGAGTTCCGGACGGGTTTGATCAATTTCTGCCCTGTGGGGCGGTCCTGTAGCCAGCAGGAGCGGGACCAGTTTGCTGCATATGATGCGGAGCACAAGGTCAGAGAGCAATTTGTGCATGCATTACAGAGAGAATTTGATAATTACAATCTAACATTTGCCATGGGAGGGCAGATAAGCATCGATGTGTATCCTAATGGCTGGGACAAGACCTACTGCCTCAACCATGTGGTGTATGCAGGCTTTGATGAGATCCACTTCTTCGGAGACAAGATTGACCCGGGCGGCAATGACCATGAGATCTACTGCGATGGCAGGACTATTGGGCACAAAGTTACTTCTCCCGAGGATACCAGAGAGCAACTTGCTGCGTGCCTTAGCATTTGA
- the LOC134744013 gene encoding EKC/KEOPS complex subunit Tprkb-like produces MPSDCYTCDLDPETNSTLKMYLFKNVENVEEIRNNIIKGAWNCAVIKPSLILDPFQVVAAANRAAVSAKLGSMVTRTVYAEILYNLSLTKNISQSLSKFGVEKDPNMLVCFITSVDKNESNDIVPLIRGEICPMSDLTQFTNLKDLKSVYKLNKVDSKSNNDLLDIVVSRMVTKNFVSH; encoded by the coding sequence ATGCCTTCCGATTGTTATACTTGTGACCTTGATCCAGAGACGAATAGTACTCTTAAAATGTATCTTTTCAAGAACGTTGAGAATGTGGAGGAAATCCGAAACAATATTATCAAAGGAGCGTGGAACTGCGCTGTCATCAAGCCCAGCTTGATACTCGACCCTTTTCAAGTGGTCGCCGCCGCGAACCGCGCCGCCGTGTCTGCGAAACTTGGCTCCATGGTCACGAGAACAGTCTATGCTGAGATTCTATACAATTTGTCGTTAACCAAGAACATTTCGCAGAGTTTAAGCAAATTTGGAGTTGAGAAAGACCCGAATATGCTCGTCTGTTTCATCACGTCTgtagataaaaatgagagcaaTGATATTGTACCTTTGATAAGGGGAGAAATATGTCCAATGTCGGACCTCACACAGTTTACCAATTTGAAAGACTTGAAAAGTGTGTATAAGTTAAATAAGGTGGATTCTAAGAGTAATAACGATTTGTTGGACATTGTTGTGAGTAGGATGGTTACAAAAAACTTTGTCTCACATTAA